From the genome of Homalodisca vitripennis isolate AUS2020 chromosome 8, UT_GWSS_2.1, whole genome shotgun sequence, one region includes:
- the LOC124368056 gene encoding trichohyalin-like, with the protein MSARFAAVCDISCATENDEQRERCLQDLRQCATHRVATENNEQRERCLQDLRQCATYRVATENNEQRERCLQDLRQCATHRVATENNEQRERCLQDLRQCATYRVATENNEQRERCLQDLRQCATYRVATENDEQRERCLQDLRQCATYRVATENNEQRERCLQDVRQSTENDEQRERCLQDVRQCATYRVATENDEQRERCLQDVRQCTTYRVATENDEQRERCLQDLRQCATYRVATENDEQRERCLQDVRQCTTYRVATENDEQRERCLQDLRQCVTYRVATENNEQRERCLQDVRQCTTYRVATENDEQRERCLQDVRQCTT; encoded by the exons ATGTCTGCAAGATTTGCGGCAGTGTGCGACATATCGTGTGCTActgaaaatgacgagcaacgagagcGATGTCTGCAAGATTTGCGGCAGTGTGCGACACATCGTGTGGCTACTGAAAATAACGAGCAACGAGAGCGATGTCTGCAAGATTTGCGGCAGTGTGCGACATatcgtgtagctactgaaaataacgAGCAACGAGAGCGATGTCTGCAAGATTTGCGGCAGTGTGCGACACatcgtgtagctactgaaaataacgAGCAACGAGAGCGATGTCTGCAAGATTTGCGGCAGTGTGCGACATatcgtgtagctactgaaaataacgAGCAACGAGAGCGATGTCTGCAAGATTTGCGGCAGTGTGCGACATatcgtgtagctactgaaaatgacgagcaacgagagcGATGTCTGCAAGATTTGCGGCAGTGTGCGACATatcgtgtagctactgaaaataacgAGCAACGAGAGCGATGTCTGCAAGATGTGCGGCAGT ctactgaaaatgacgagcaacgagagcGATGTCTGCAAGATGTGCGGCAGTGTGCGACATatcgtgtagctactgaaaatgacgagcaacgagagcGATGTCTGCAAGATGTGCGGCAGTGTACGACATATCGTGTGGCTActgaaaatgacgagcaacgagagcGATGTCTGCAAGATTTGCGGCAGTGTGCGACATatcgtgtagctactgaaaatgacgagcaacgagagcGATGTCTGCAAGATGTGCGGCAGTGTACGACATatcgtgtagctactgaaaatgacgagcaacgagagcGATGTCTGCAAGATTTGCGGCAGTGTGTGACATatcgtgtagctactgaaaataacgAGCAACGAGAGCGATGTCTGCAAGATGTGCGGCAGTGTACGACATATCGTGTGGCTActgaaaatgacgagcaacgagagcGATGTCTGCAAGATGTGCGGCAGTGTACGACAtaa